A portion of the Borrelia hispanica CRI genome contains these proteins:
- a CDS encoding BTA121 domain-containing protein surface lipoprotein, translating to MMIKVSTVLMMLLSSCNLKGLMDIDVNEDLEDINLRIHLKKSEDFEEKLSGNNEILKNLLISKFKLSDDQIKAILYFQKVVVDFAEGDQYTDNGFYKFINGLEDQVIKSLAESILYVVNEIAEIKEFIKIVKNYKKRQELHLECVKLEDDYITMLRDAYNKPIVYRCQFIEIHSQAQKDKFEVFKNRRIKALDFVSGKDTRQVIRHIKEIVDGGQFSKKLSQIDKNRYFTRFIFTIMKVRSFREGLIPNLVTNILELLKIIDEVKVFIDAEKDLDKKQKMENQFNVVKKEYESVIRHAYMDPSSVTYYIFDESLLRFFDLKDLKVHKESFKLIIAS from the coding sequence ATGATGATCAAGGTATCAACAGTATTAATGATGTTGTTGAGTAGTTGTAATTTAAAAGGATTAATGGATATCGATGTTAATGAAGACTTAGAAGATATAAATTTGCGTATTCATTTAAAAAAAAGTGAGGATTTTGAGGAAAAGTTGTCTGGTAATAATGAAATACTTAAAAATTTATTAATTAGCAAATTTAAGTTGTCAGATGATCAGATAAAAGCAATTTTATATTTTCAAAAAGTAGTAGTTGATTTTGCAGAAGGAGATCAATATACTGACAATGGATTTTATAAATTTATAAATGGTCTTGAAGATCAGGTGATAAAATCTCTTGCTGAAAGCATTTTGTATGTTGTTAATGAAATCGCAGAAATTAAGGAATTTATTAAGATTGTCAAAAATTATAAAAAGAGACAGGAGTTACATTTAGAATGTGTAAAGCTTGAAGATGATTATATAACAATGTTAAGGGATGCGTATAATAAACCTATAGTTTATAGATGTCAGTTTATAGAGATTCATAGTCAGGCTCAAAAAGATAAGTTTGAGGTGTTTAAAAATCGACGTATAAAAGCATTAGATTTTGTTTCTGGGAAAGATACTAGACAGGTTATTAGACATATCAAAGAAATTGTTGATGGTGGTCAGTTCTCTAAAAAACTTTCTCAGATAGATAAAAATAGGTATTTTACTCGGTTTATCTTTACAATTATGAAAGTTCGTTCTTTCAGAGAGGGGCTTATTCCAAATCTTGTTACAAATATTTTAGAACTTTTGAAAATAATAGATGAAGTTAAGGTGTTTATTGATGCTGAAAAAGATCTTGATAAAAAACAAAAGATGGAAAATCAATTTAATGTAGTTAAAAAAGAATATGAATCTGTGATAAGGCATGCATATATGGATCCTTCTAGTGTGACTTATTATATTTTTGATGAATCATTACTTAGATTTTTTGACTTAAAAGATCTTAAGGTGCATAAAGAATCTTTTAAATTGATTATTGCTTCATAA
- the bdr gene encoding Bdr family repetitive protein yields the protein MAQPQPIITQQMVLTELIKAGINREIAADLSYRYYKNELTYKDLEYLENNFNSKLDKIEDKLKSEITSTKVELNNKIDTKFNELDNKIDKIEDRLKSEITSTKVELNNKIDTKFNELDNKIDKIEDRLKSEITSTKVELNNKIDTKFNELDNKIDKIEDRLKSEITSTKIELNNKIDTKFNELDNKIDKIEDRLKSEITSTKVELNNKIDAKFNEIKNTGKLHNWMFGTIITLNIGIFLALFSIMYSILNK from the coding sequence ATGGCTCAGCCACAACCAATCATCACCCAACAAATGGTATTAACAGAACTTATCAAAGCAGGCATTAATAGAGAAATTGCTGCTGATCTATCTTACCGATATTACAAAAATGAACTTACTTATAAAGATCTTGAATACTTAGAAAATAATTTCAATAGTAAACTTGACAAAATAGAAGATAAACTCAAATCTGAAATTACCTCCACTAAAGTAGAACTTAATAATAAAATTGATACTAAATTTAATGAACTTGACAATAAAATTGACAAAATCGAAGATAGACTAAAATCTGAAATTACCTCCACTAAAGTAGAACTTAATAATAAAATTGATACTAAATTTAATGAACTTGACAATAAAATTGACAAAATCGAAGATAGACTAAAATCTGAAATTACCTCTACTAAAGTAGAACTTAATAATAAAATTGATACTAAATTTAATGAACTTGACAATAAAATTGACAAAATCGAAGATAGACTAAAATCTGAAATTACCTCTACTAAAATAGAACTTAATAATAAAATTGATACTAAATTTAATGAACTTGACAATAAAATTGACAAAATCGAAGATAGACTAAAATCTGAAATTACCTCTACTAAGGTAGAACTTAATAATAAAATTGATGCTAAATTTAATGAAATTAAAAATACAGGAAAACTGCATAACTGGATGTTTGGAACTATTATTACTCTTAATATAGGAATTTTTCTAGCCTTATTTTCAATAATGTATTCCATACTAAACAAATAA